In Leptospira montravelensis, the genomic window GTTTCCCCATTTTCTGTGAGGATGGATTCCGGATGAAACTGGACCCCAAATACCTTACTCCATTTTCTGTGACGAATTCCCATTATGACTCCATCTTTAGTTTCCGCTGTCACTTCCAATTCGTTTGGCAAAGAAACTTTCGAGACAGCCCAAGAGTGGTACCTGTTGGCTAAAAATCCATTGGGGATGTTTTTAAAGACACCTTCTCCATTGTGTAGGATTTCCGAAGGTCGACCGTGGAACACTTCTGGAGTTTGCTCCAATTTGGCTCCGAACATTTCTCCAATGGCTTGGTGGCCGAGACAAATTCCTAGTACCGGCATTTCCTTATAAAGGAAATCTAAATGAGAC contains:
- a CDS encoding anthranilate synthase component II, whose translation is MFLLIDNYDSFTYILYQYLNQIIPTTVMRHDEDLPVDLQKKYNAVVLSPGPGLPKTSGKLMSHLDFLYKEMPVLGICLGHQAIGEMFGAKLEQTPEVFHGRPSEILHNGEGVFKNIPNGFLANRYHSWAVSKVSLPNELEVTAETKDGVIMGIRHRKWSKVFGVQFHPESILTENGETLLRNFYEEVIK